A single window of Archangium gephyra DNA harbors:
- the mntA gene encoding type VII toxin-antitoxin system MntA family adenylyltransferase antitoxin yields MDALLQKLRESLAARGDVAFAVLFGSGARGELKPSSDLDLALRLVPEPDAWELGGLVADLMKATGRRVDVVLLPQVRSALLRHEVSKGLLLLGDRGEWIEFRQKAMREWRDFEPRFRRYTEAGLRKFLREQGEHSGQGR; encoded by the coding sequence ATGGACGCCCTGCTCCAGAAACTTCGCGAAAGCCTCGCGGCCCGGGGGGATGTTGCGTTCGCCGTCCTTTTCGGCTCGGGAGCCCGGGGGGAGTTGAAGCCGTCGAGTGACCTGGACCTGGCCCTACGGCTGGTGCCTGAGCCGGATGCCTGGGAACTGGGCGGCCTCGTGGCGGACCTGATGAAGGCCACGGGACGCCGGGTGGACGTGGTGCTGTTGCCCCAGGTGCGCTCCGCCCTGTTGCGTCATGAGGTCTCCAAGGGACTGCTTCTCCTGGGAGACAGGGGCGAGTGGATTGAATTCCGGCAGAAGGCCATGCGGGAGTGGCGTGACTTCGAGCCGAGGTTCCGCCGTTACACGGAAGCGGGACTCCGGAAGTTCCTCAGGGAGCAGGGGGAACACTCGGGGCAGGGGCGATGA
- a CDS encoding response regulator transcription factor gives MPHILIVDDEPDLAGLLAYNLGRAGFTTTQAHTGAEALARVHEALPDLVLLDLMLPDMDGAELYRQLRADPATHHLRVLVLSARPDAHARVQGVEVILKPFKVQEVVARVTALLRTP, from the coding sequence ATGCCGCACATCCTGATCGTCGATGACGAACCGGACCTGGCGGGGCTGCTGGCGTACAACCTCGGGCGGGCGGGCTTCACCACCACCCAGGCGCATACAGGAGCGGAAGCCCTGGCGCGGGTGCACGAGGCCCTGCCGGACCTGGTTCTGCTGGACCTGATGTTGCCCGACATGGATGGAGCGGAGCTGTACCGCCAGCTCCGGGCCGACCCGGCCACGCACCACCTGCGCGTCCTGGTGCTCTCCGCCCGTCCGGATGCCCACGCCCGCGTCCAGGGGGTGGAGGTCATCCTCAAGCCTTTCAAGGTGCAGGAGGTGGTGGCGCGGGTGACAGCGCTGCTACGAACTCCTTGA
- the hepT gene encoding type VII toxin-antitoxin system HepT family RNase toxin — translation MKAVVLKKAERLRERLSLIAPLATVAPEVFMAERPRRDLCAFYLILAVEECRDLAEHLIAENAWGAPESAGEEFELLAQKGVIDTALVRRMRQAVGLRNLLVHEYAEVDWSRVHSAANDLSRLSEFLAAVLRFSGLQP, via the coding sequence ATGAAGGCGGTCGTCCTGAAGAAGGCCGAGCGTTTGCGCGAGCGCCTGTCGCTCATCGCGCCACTGGCCACGGTCGCCCCCGAGGTGTTCATGGCGGAGCGGCCGAGGCGCGACCTCTGCGCCTTCTACCTGATCCTCGCCGTCGAGGAGTGCCGTGACCTGGCGGAGCACCTGATTGCCGAGAACGCCTGGGGCGCACCGGAATCGGCGGGCGAGGAGTTCGAGCTCCTCGCACAGAAGGGAGTCATCGACACGGCACTCGTCCGCCGCATGCGCCAGGCGGTCGGGTTGCGCAATCTGTTGGTGCACGAATACGCCGAGGTGGACTGGAGTCGTGTCCATTCGGCGGCCAATGACCTCTCACGCTTGAGCGAGTTCCTCGCGGCGGTGCTGCGATTCTCGGGGCTGCAACCTTAG
- a CDS encoding MgtC/SapB family protein — MMDQSTALLRLGLSFGLGFVLGFERELRGQSAGLRTHILVCLGSCLFTLVSLFAEQPLGADTHHEVRADITRIASQVVVGIGFLGGGAILRHGATVRGLTTAANLWLTASVGLAVGMGVPLLAVATTGLALFSLVGLRFLERAIRRFRKKHGLIADRDLSTRESAEDGADTEKPKK, encoded by the coding sequence ATGATGGACCAGAGCACCGCCCTCCTCCGGCTCGGCCTCTCCTTCGGGCTCGGCTTCGTGCTCGGCTTCGAGCGCGAGCTGCGCGGTCAGAGCGCGGGGCTGCGCACGCACATCCTCGTCTGCCTCGGCTCCTGTCTCTTCACCCTGGTCAGCCTCTTCGCCGAGCAGCCACTCGGCGCCGACACGCACCACGAGGTCCGGGCCGACATCACCCGCATCGCCAGCCAGGTCGTCGTCGGCATCGGCTTCCTCGGTGGCGGCGCCATCCTCCGCCATGGCGCCACCGTCCGCGGCCTCACCACCGCCGCCAACCTCTGGCTCACCGCCTCCGTGGGCCTCGCCGTCGGCATGGGCGTCCCCCTGCTCGCCGTCGCCACCACGGGGCTGGCCCTGTTCTCTCTCGTCGGCCTGCGTTTCCTCGAGCGCGCCATCCGCCGCTTCCGGAAGAAGCACGGGCTCATCGCCGATCGCGACCTGTCCACCCGGGAGTCCGCGGAGGACGGTGCGGACACGGAGAAGCCCAAGAAGTAG
- a CDS encoding type I restriction endonuclease, which translates to MGLSEDLRQLSEQVKKRQAFIKGEQATKQALILPFLQVLGYDVYDPTETQPEYVADFAKKRGGVLEKVDYALHLKGQPALFIECKAADAAPEDHDGQLSRYFNATPSVRIGVVTNGIRYRFFTDLQAQNMMDSAPFMEFNILSFTEREVELLRPFTKEAFNSESIQGHAEEIIFVGKVTTLINELLRNPSESFVRFLLAEVELVSGRVTKNVVERFVPIVKKAIQTTLLDMMTKSIQQEIAQPNVQAPAPVAAPPAPPSAAESLQAAAAAVEPSSNAQIETTEVELEIFRIVQRICAESPIKQTVSYKDSASYFGINLGKVTSWFLRAFTNGKKKSLVSRVPIEQALMLAKGFEVEATPESIGKSRVYFNAPSDLEKLRALVLVAYEDEVKRQSSPVPEGGDPSNEVVAS; encoded by the coding sequence ATGGGACTCAGTGAGGATTTGAGGCAGCTCTCGGAGCAGGTGAAGAAGCGGCAGGCCTTCATCAAGGGCGAACAGGCCACGAAACAGGCACTCATCCTGCCCTTCCTCCAGGTGCTCGGTTACGACGTCTACGATCCTACGGAGACCCAGCCGGAATACGTGGCCGACTTCGCCAAGAAGCGGGGCGGAGTCCTTGAGAAGGTCGATTACGCGCTTCACCTCAAGGGACAGCCTGCCCTCTTCATCGAGTGCAAGGCCGCGGATGCGGCACCCGAGGACCATGATGGTCAGCTCTCGCGGTACTTCAACGCCACGCCGTCGGTGCGAATCGGTGTCGTGACGAATGGCATCCGCTACCGTTTCTTCACGGATCTCCAGGCGCAGAACATGATGGACTCCGCGCCGTTCATGGAGTTCAACATCCTCTCGTTCACCGAGAGGGAGGTCGAGCTCCTCCGCCCTTTCACGAAGGAAGCATTCAACTCCGAGTCCATCCAGGGCCACGCGGAGGAGATCATCTTCGTGGGCAAGGTGACGACGCTCATCAACGAGCTGCTGCGCAATCCCTCCGAGAGCTTCGTCCGGTTCCTGCTCGCCGAGGTGGAGCTCGTTTCAGGCCGCGTGACGAAGAACGTGGTGGAGCGGTTCGTACCCATCGTCAAGAAGGCCATCCAGACGACCCTGCTCGACATGATGACGAAGTCGATTCAGCAGGAGATTGCTCAGCCGAATGTGCAGGCGCCCGCGCCTGTCGCTGCTCCGCCCGCTCCTCCGTCTGCCGCGGAGTCGCTCCAGGCGGCCGCCGCCGCGGTCGAGCCGTCCTCCAACGCCCAGATCGAAACGACCGAGGTGGAGCTGGAGATCTTCCGGATCGTCCAGCGGATCTGCGCGGAATCGCCCATCAAGCAAACCGTCAGCTACAAGGACTCGGCGAGCTACTTCGGCATCAACCTGGGCAAGGTGACTTCCTGGTTCCTGCGGGCCTTCACCAACGGCAAGAAGAAGTCCCTCGTGTCCCGCGTCCCCATCGAGCAGGCCTTGATGCTGGCCAAGGGCTTCGAGGTGGAGGCCACCCCCGAAAGCATCGGCAAGAGCCGCGTGTACTTCAACGCACCGAGCGACCTCGAGAAGCTGCGGGCGCTCGTGCTCGTCGCGTACGAGGATGAAGTGAAGCGTCAGAGCTCGCCGGTGCCCGAAGGGGGCGACCCGTCGAACGAGGTTGTGGCGAGCTGA
- a CDS encoding DUF47 domain-containing protein encodes MLEKLMPKSDEFFDDFDAQCAVTVEGARMLHALLSDFRDVGARVQALKDIEHKGDEVTHTAFNRLHKQFITPFDRAQIHTLLGRIDDVLDLTNAAAARIHYYEIQSSLPDATELARLLVISAEKVQEVVAALRLIKKPEQILAGCKEIKQLETQADEVLRAGLGRLFKSGSDPLTIIKWKEIYDLIETATDKCQGVANVIEGVVLEHS; translated from the coding sequence ATGCTCGAAAAGCTGATGCCCAAGTCGGACGAATTCTTCGACGACTTCGATGCCCAGTGTGCCGTCACGGTGGAAGGCGCCCGCATGCTGCATGCCCTGCTGAGCGACTTCCGGGACGTAGGCGCCCGGGTGCAAGCCCTGAAGGACATTGAGCACAAGGGCGACGAGGTGACGCACACCGCCTTCAACCGGCTGCACAAGCAGTTCATCACCCCGTTCGACCGGGCGCAGATCCACACCCTGCTGGGTCGCATCGACGACGTGTTGGACCTGACCAACGCCGCGGCGGCGCGCATCCACTACTACGAGATCCAGTCGAGCCTGCCGGACGCCACGGAGCTGGCGCGGCTGCTAGTGATCAGCGCCGAGAAGGTCCAGGAGGTGGTGGCGGCGCTGCGGCTCATCAAGAAGCCCGAGCAGATCCTCGCCGGCTGCAAGGAGATCAAGCAGCTGGAGACGCAGGCGGACGAGGTGCTGCGCGCGGGGCTGGGCCGGCTCTTCAAGAGTGGGTCGGACCCGCTGACGATCATCAAGTGGAAGGAGATCTACGACCTCATCGAGACCGCCACGGACAAGTGCCAGGGCGTGGCGAACGTCATCGAAGGCGTGGTCCTGGAGCACTCGTAA
- a CDS encoding MXAN_6521/LA_1396 family lipoprotein: MNRLALVLGLVLLAGCATVKSSRVRPDYETVDKTQVKRLAVVTQPLPDGKQEVGELWSLIARRYVNQNRDFIAKANVAIPGDPEDTSHKGLCVEGIEGILWLAPNVKRTGTGMEAAVRAQLLRCRDGQEVWAAEAAGSWPSEDERYKELTVQYTNELGAEIAPYVGPTFRLLSATLDTLPRPTLNDVDVEEKIELGE, encoded by the coding sequence ATGAACCGACTCGCGCTCGTCCTGGGACTCGTGCTGCTCGCCGGCTGTGCCACCGTGAAGAGCAGCCGCGTCCGCCCCGACTACGAAACCGTGGACAAGACGCAGGTGAAGCGGCTGGCCGTGGTCACCCAGCCGCTCCCCGACGGCAAGCAGGAGGTCGGCGAGCTGTGGAGCCTCATCGCCCGCCGCTACGTCAACCAGAACCGCGACTTCATCGCCAAGGCCAACGTCGCCATCCCCGGCGACCCCGAGGACACCTCCCACAAGGGCCTGTGCGTCGAGGGCATCGAGGGCATCCTCTGGCTCGCCCCCAACGTGAAGCGCACCGGCACCGGCATGGAGGCCGCCGTGAGGGCCCAGCTGCTGCGCTGCCGTGACGGCCAGGAGGTCTGGGCCGCCGAGGCCGCCGGAAGCTGGCCCTCCGAGGACGAGCGCTACAAGGAGCTCACCGTCCAGTACACCAACGAGCTCGGCGCCGAGATCGCTCCCTACGTCGGCCCCACCTTCCGCCTCCTCAGCGCCACCCTCGACACCCTCCCCCGCCCCACCCTCAATGACGTGGACGTCGAGGAGAAGATCGAGCTCGGGGAGTAA